The DNA region TTTTATTGTTCAAATCTCTCTGAAAGTGATTCCAACAATATCGTTCTCCTCTATCGTTATcattatagttgtggtgtggatTCCTCCATCCAGTGGAATTAGAAcgacatttaaaaatatacatttatagttatcgttctcagtgtggacggcccttgaGTCATTAGGTAAAGACGTACCTGAGACACagaaatattaatgtttataaatgatgtatatttataaagtcctaattaaaatatcaaaggCATGAGGTGAATAAGCAATACAATACAGCCTAGGTCAGGTCATTCTACCAGACTACTgtaggagagaaaagaggggggCAGCAggccaacacaccaacacacccaACAACAAACCTGcactacacacacaatatctAAATTATCCACGATGGAATACCATGCAGTGTCTGTTTTAGGTATTTAAACCACTACAGAGTGTAACCCAGTGCAGTCCCACTACAGGAAGGAGGCAGTGTGTCAGCTTGGGCCTTGTACAGAGTAAAGCTGTTAATACAGGAAAGCAACTGTCATCACATGAAATCTCCATCCAAAAACTAGCCCACAATAAAGGGTCTAGCACCTAAACCCTGCCTACCCTACTAAAAGTAAACCTCAAATGCCAGTATAATGACCATAGGACCCAACGAGCACAAAAGGAGAATGTTTGTCAGTAAGTCTATGCCTTCAGTACTGCATTGTGGGTGGAGTGTTGCCACTTTTATTCTACTCATTCaactcaaataaataattaaaaacaatatcatTAGAACAATTAACAGTTGCTTAACAGTCTGataagaacaaataataatgacagaaaccatctttgggaaaaatgtatttgacatgttttagtTTGGCAAACATGTAGGGGTCGGGACTTAAATACTGCAGTCAACCACTAGAGGGCAATTGAGATGTTTTGGCTTGAggttttggggaaaaaagtccACTAAACACAGGAGACCCTGAttcctgtgttttgtttctactcaacaattttaaatattcatatattacaTCTAActactttgtgtttctttgtccaGAGATGACACATCTGACATGAGTATGCAGTCTGTCCTGTTAAATAAAACGTTGGACTTTTACCAGTGTTACATAACCTTATCTTTTAAAGAACTGACGGGAATGTTGAAGATTTCATGTATGAAAGAGTTCATGACTACAGAGATAATGGCCTTTCAGTCTATTTAAAAGGATCATTAGCGTGAGAGAACAAAAGTTAAACTGAGTTATTCgttattttaaatttattttatctattcAAGGCTCCTCAGTAGAACGGcttaaagttttgttttgtgtattttccgATGTTCTACACAGGAGAACCACCACCAAAGCTTCAACATATCACATCGTACCAAGAAAAGCTCCAATCTAACCTCAATGACCGGTTTAAATGCATACATGAGGGATGGACAACAAAGGATGAGAAGCTTCTGGATATCTACAAAGAGCTGAACATCACAGCTGGAGGAGACGCTAACATCACCAGGCAGCTCAGACAGATCCAAACAGCATCAGGACAGTCTGAAGAGCCTCACATCAGCAATATCTTCACACACCCCTCTGGAAAGAATGTAAGAACAGTGTTGACCAATGGGGTTTCAGGGATTGGCAAAACATTTCTTGTGCACAAATTTGTGTTGGACTGGACTgaaaaaagaaccaatcaggATGTGCATCTTATATTCCCCTTTACGTTCAGCAGTCTGAATTTACACAGTGAGGAAGTTTTTAGTCTTGCAAAACTTATTCACACATGTATCCCTGAAACTGTGTTCATGAAACAGGAAGTTCTTCAACACATCTTCACAACACTACAGACATCAGGAAACACAAACTTTGACAAGAGTGAATATAAACTTCTGTTTGTGTTGGATGGACTGGATGAGAGCCGCCTTCAACTAGACTTCAGCATCAATGAAAAGTTAACTGATGTGACAAAGTCCACCTCAGTgaatgtgctgctgacaaacctcatcaacGGCACCCTGCTTCcttctgctcgcctctggataaccacacaacctgcaacagccaatcagatccattctgagtgtgtcggcatggtgacgACAGAgatcagagggttcactgacccacagaaggaggagtacttcaggaagaggttcagagatgaggagcaggccagaactatcatctcccacatcaagacatcacgaagcctccacatcatgtgccacatcccagtcttctgctggatcactgctacagttctggaggatgtgttgaaaagcagagagggaggaaagctgcccaagaccctgactgagatgtacatccacttcctggtgcttcagATCAAACACGTGAAAGATGAGTATGGCAGAAAAAGAAGCATTCAGTACATTAAGACTCTTAAAAAACTGGCTTTTAAGCAGCTGGATGAAGACAGCCTGATCTTCTCTGAGGAAGACCTGAAAGATGGCAACAATAAGTCCAATGAAGTCTTTCTGTATTCAGACGTTTTCTCACAGCTCTTTAAAGAGGAGCATCAGATGAAGAAGGACAGGAACAAGGTGTTTAGCTTTGTCCATCTGAGCATAGTGGAGTTTCTGGCAGCTCTGTATGTGGTCCTGTCATCTATCAATAGCAACAAAAACAGTTCTTCCCAAAGTCAAATGATGGTTTGCAGCCAAACACCTCCACCAGAGATCAACAATATCATTGACAAGGCTGTagagagtccaaatggacacctggatttgttcctccgcttcctcctgggtctttcactgcagaccaatcagactctcctacaaGATCtactgacacagacaggaagtagctcacagaccaatcagcTGATAGTAAACTATGTGAAGAAGAAGATCAGGGAGAATCCATCTCCAgacagaagcatcaatctgttcctctgtctgaatgaactgaatgatcgttctctagaggaggagatccaacagtccctgagatcaggaagtctctccacagataaactgtctcctgctcagtggtcagctctggtcttcatcttactgtcatcaggaAAAGATCTGGATGAGTTTGActtgaagaaatactctgcttcagaggaggctcttctggggctgctgccagtggtcaaagcttCAAAGAAAGCTCTGTAAGGGGATTTAAACTTATATTATGAGAAAAACATATAtggcaaacaaaataaaatggtgTTAACTTTCCATATCTTGTCACCACCTTTTCTCCAGGTTgactgactgtaacctctcagagagaagctgtgcagatctgtcctcagttctcagctcccagtcctctagtctgagagatctggacctgaggaACAACAACCTGCCGGATTCAGGAGTGAAACTGCTGTGTTCTgcactggagagtccacactgtacactggaaactctcctactgtcatcagaaaaagatcaggatgtgtttgacctgaagaaatactctgcttcagaggcggttcttctgaggctgctgccaatGGTCAAAGACTCCAAAAAAGCTCTGTAAGTACTCAGAtagtttgctttatttattattattcagataCTCTGCAGTCTTTCTTTAGATTTAAAGAAGTAACCTATtactactttttattttgtatttccagactgactgactgtaagctctcagagagaagctgtgcagctctgtcctcagttctcagctcccagtcctccagtctgagagatctggacctgagtaacaacaacctgcaggattcaggagtgaagcagctttctgctggactggagagtcaacactgtacactggaagcTCTCAGGTCAGATCAAATCACAGTTTGTCTTTGAGATATTTTTCTAAAGTATACGGTTCAGCCTCCCTAATGTTTGGATTTCTGATTCACAGACATTTTCCACCAGGGTTTTATTATTCACAGGAAAGAACATGTTTGAATTTTCCAGTTTATCTCTCTTTGATTCAGCTTTGTATACTTTATAGCACACATATATGATCACTGAGACAGAGAAAGCAATCTTTACTTTGATATCATGGGATTTAGATCATTAGATGTGTGTTTATCATTGattctgtcatgttttattgtcatgTCTCCAATAGGTTTATAATGTAGCAGAATTATGAATCCTAATTTGCTTAAAACTCGTTATCAGGGGCACCACTTCGTCAGACGAAGAAAATTTGATTGGATTTTTGATTAAccaataaatctttttatttaataaatcaatacatttcagtcaaatatctaaagttaTGAATTCTAGGCGTCAGGGAACCAAGAATGTGTTCACactagaaataaaatgcacacacacacaattgtcaATACTACTCACAGGTTATTTATTGACTAAACAAGGATAATAAGCACTCAATGCAATAATAGGGATTATAAAGTGGAAATATTCATAAAGAAAGGATAATGACAACATTTCTAATGTCACAGCAGTGATAAATGAGATGGTCAAAATGTCTAAATGGTATTTAGATTACTATATTAACCTATTGGggataaaaatggaaatgtggaCTCTGGACCTTAGTCAGCAGTAAGCTCTTGTACTTCACCAGCCTGATCACAATAAAGATGGTTTTGGCCTACTTTTTCAGACGAAGGCCTGTCAGCGGGAAGCGGGTTGGGATGGAGCGAAGTCAGACAAGATGCGATTCTCGGCGAACTCCGCTGGACCCGATCGGTTCTGATAGCTGCAGGTTCCTGTTCAGCCAGTCGTTACACGGCCGCTGATTCAGGGGGGGTCGTCTCTCCAAGGCGCAGGCTCCAAGGATGCAGGCTCAATTAGTTATTATCTTAATAACTTCGGATCGGCTGGCCAGGCGAAGTCAAATCTAGTCAAACTTAACTAATTTGATCTTGAATTCGGCTTGAATTATCAAGAGAAAAAGATCTTCCTTTAAAGACCTGATGAATCTTTGAATTGCTATAATGAGTTTATCAGGACTAGTAACTCGTAAAACTTGGTTAGAGCAAAATTCAAAAtgagataaaagtaaaagtcgACTTAGAAAAATTTAACTGAGTATAAACGTGAGAGATTTGCAAAAAGAgagcaaaatgtaaaaaaggtaAGCTTGAAAGAGTAAACGTAAACAGAGCATAAAACGTAAGAGTGTAAAAGGTGATTTTCAAAAGAGagtgtaaaataaaatttaaaaaaagagagcaagCAGCTTGTAACCCGCTGTTTTGTAGGTGAAAGGTGGGGCGTAATTTCGGGGTGAGTCTCTTGTTTGTCTGTCCTCCCCACTgaagaaaaggggggggggtggggagggtgAATCCCTGGCCTAATTTTAATTATGAAGTAAAACCTAATTCTTTAATTTCTCATCACTGCTGTCACATTTGTACACGCTAAAGAAAATGCATCCTTCATTTTGGCACAGATATAACAGACATGAATTAACATCCTATCAAAAGTGTTCTTTACGTCATGATACTTGTAAAATCTATTTAAACACGGAGAATACTTTCAGTAATGGCTATTGAAAGTCTTCTGTTCCCAACAAACGATTATACCACGTTTACCTTAGCCTGTCTGACTCGGGTAATGATATAACACTTTTCTGAATTCCTGTTGGAATTACAGAGAATTGGAGTTTCAAGCATTGTTCACTTAGTATGGAGACACACAATCAAGACAAACATCAAAGGATTGCAATGggttaaaacacattattacatttaccAAATGACTTATTAATTATTCTCAGGAGGTATTTTGATTGTCGACTACAttatgaagaagaagagttcATTTGGAGGTGAAGACAAAGGAATGTATGTTGTGCTGacaaatgttcatgttttgtttcaaaCAATGACAGAAAGGATCTGTCTGGGGAGCCTCACATTAAAGGTGCGTTCAGACAGGGCGTGATGACGCGATGTCGCGCCACGAGTTtacatgttaagtcaatgcaaacacGCGATTAGACGCAAATTCACGCCGGGCGACGCGATGCCGCGAAAATAGCTTCATCGCTCGAGTTGAATATTTTGAACTTTTGCGGCTACATCGTGTGACGCCGTGCCGCGATAGCCTATCAGCGTTGAGAATCTCCCGACGTCACTGACGTCACTTACGTCATTACGTATAGCCcagctggctttcccttataaacttttgaagaagaaaaaaaacaaacagggtggAGGTAATGCACCAATTGTTGTTTGCCAACCGCtattaaacagaagaagaataataagaagaagaaaaaacaaacagctgactctCCCTGCATAGATTCAACATTTAATTtacgtgtgtttctgtcagttgatgtgtgtcgcaggaaatggaagagcctcagggacacatatgagagaaaagattAAGTGATCTCAGacaattttacattatggtcacaaaatGGTCACGTGTCGAAACTCGAGCGATTGCGcgacagattctcatttgtcgCGCGATTTTGTGGCGTTCATCGCTCTTGGTCTGAACACAGCTTTAGGCGCTAAAGTCCTTACTCCGGGTTGAAAGTTAATTTGAGGTGTAAAACCAGAGAATTTACACCTTTTTCCTGTGAAGTCGAGTCTCTTTGGGAGAGAGTGTCACTTTAATTCCATCTCTGTGGGGCTCAATTACGATGGGTCAGTCTCATCAGATAAAGGGGCAGTGTGAGGAGACCCCTGTGTTTCTCTTTTGAGGCAATAAACTTAGCCAGATGTTCCGCTTACAATAATAAGCAACAATTGTTTAAAGTAGTGTTGCGAAGAGAATTTTTATCCAGCATCACAAAGAGTCCAGAATCAACTATTTAACAAAGTTTATTCATTGTCTTGTTTATTATTGTCTCTCCAGGTTGACTGACTGTAAGCtttcagagagaagctgtgcagctctgtcctcagttatcagctcccagtcctctagtctgagagatctggacctgagtaacaacaacctgcaggattcaggagtgaagcagctttctgctggactggagagtccacactgtacactggaaactctcaggtcagatgtttataaaatgtgaattttataCTTAAAGTATAAAGTTAAACTGgactttctgtttttattgtattgttttttggtATTAActattttgtttatatatcaTTTGGTcaacttgtttttaaatgttctttataaatacatttaacttgACTTGAAAGTTCCACTCTGGCATTTGAGTTTACTTGAAATTATTAGTTGAGTGAAAATGatatattatactttaaaaGCAATATTTTACCTCACACATCAACAAGAAACAGTGTCcaattaaacaaatgtatttagtttTCTAGTAAAGCTTTTATATATATTCACCTCATTGTTCCAGGTTAAAGGATTGCAGCCTGTCACAGAGGAGCTGTGCAgttctgtcctcagttctcagctcccagtcctctagtctgagacatctggacctgagtaacaacaacctgacgatttcaggagtgaagcagctgtctGCTGCAaaggagagtccacactgtaaactgaaaactctcaggtcagatctatacattaaattatagttttttttatgtcattgaAAACATGAAATTTCTTGGTGAAAACAGAAATTAAGGCACATTTCAACCCTATATAATCACTTTACATATCAATATCAGCCTTCTGCAATATGACTTTTGAGTTAAGTTTGTTTATtgagtgtttttgtgcattCAGCTCTTCTGCCTCTTTACTTTATCAGTTAATCTCATTAGATCACAAAGTAGGTCCAACCTTCACAGTGATGGTATGATACTGATCTCCTGTAATAAGCTGGAAACCTAAATGGAAACTGAATCAAGTTGTATTAACCCTTGATCCTCACATTTATTTCCACCAGATGGCATCATTTAGCTGTATTTTGCCTATGTGAGAATACGATGCAGTGTTCCCCAGTCCTGCTTGTCCTGTTttatgaagcacagcagacCAGTGAAAAATGTCAGTGCATCCAAAATGACCTGGATGTGTTGGTGTGAGTGTCAGagtgaggtgtgtttgtgtgtattgtaaaacaaatgtgtgtgtgtatgtaaatgtgtgtatgtgcagatacAAATGGATGAATGAAAGAATTTATATTGTCTGGCAGGTCTCCATTTatagctaacacacacacacacacacacacacacacacacacacacacacacacacacacacacacacacacacacacacacacacacacacacacacacacacacacacacacacacacacacacacacacacacacaggtcttcAAACTCAATAGattataatgtataaataacaaGCTGCAGCACATTTACTATATAAGTTAGTTGGTTATTGAGCTTTGAGCATTAACAGTTGTATTatgtaaacaaactgaaacTGGTAGTTATTATCAGGACTGAAAGtgcaaaataatattaatttataataatttcaGTCTTTTGACAATGATGAGCCATGTGTAACATTTCTAAATTGAGGCAGGAGGGTTAAGGTGGAATGTGTTTGTCCCTCTCTGAATGAGCTGTttctaccatagactgtatataagaaggtTTCtactcattttaataataataataatttaatacaaCTGTTCAATGTTACTGACTGGAACATTAGCGCCACCTGCTGTTTATCTCCTTatattcacacagcagcagtggaTGGAAACAAGCATTCACATTTTCTACTGAACTTTTTCATGATACTTGGTTAAAATGTTTACTACATTTGGATGAAAACTTGAAGTTAGTGTAATTTGCTCTGCAGAAGTTACTGGAAGCTATCGGCCTGTTTATCTGTAATGTTCAGAATGTTTTTACCAATGCTGATAAAACAGCTGCTCTGATACAAGACagccattaaaatgaattattactgatattactaataataacaataataataataataataataataattattataataataatggtataATAGTTGTGTTTTGGTTATAACTGTGATGTGTGATGGGATTGACAAATATAAAAGCATTAGTAATGATTCTATTTATCAAGTAGACaatttattgaaaatatttttgctCCACAATCAAAAGATTTCAGTTATTcttgaaatatgttttcatccctgttgaaaaaaacattttagatcAGCGAGGCAGGTCAGGCTGGTTTTGGACACTTGGCTGGGAAGGATTGCTGGTTAAACTGGTTAAACTGGTTAAACTGGTTAAACTGGTTAAACTGGTTAAACTggtcatcatcatttattagCTTGATGATTAAGTTGTTtataga from Scomber scombrus chromosome 15, fScoSco1.1, whole genome shotgun sequence includes:
- the LOC133995039 gene encoding NACHT, LRR and PYD domains-containing protein 3-like isoform X1, whose protein sequence is MAVRKKLLNTLEDLTDEEFTKFKWYLRSDIPTSHLEKADRPNTVDKILQKYKQQSVEVVKKTLKEISRNDLVEELSNISTGSHGEPPPKLQHITSYQEKLQSNLNDRFKCIHEGWTTKDEKLLDIYKELNITAGGDANITRQLRQIQTASGQSEEPHISNIFTHPSGKNVRTVLTNGVSGIGKTFLVHKFVLDWTEKRTNQDVHLIFPFTFSSLNLHSEEVFSLAKLIHTCIPETVFMKQEVLQHIFTTLQTSGNTNFDKSEYKLLFVLDGLDESRLQLDFSINEKLTDVTKSTSVNVLLTNLINGTLLPSARLWITTQPATANQIHSECVGMVTTEIRGFTDPQKEEYFRKRFRDEEQARTIISHIKTSRSLHIMCHIPVFCWITATVLEDVLKSREGGKLPKTLTEMYIHFLVLQIKHVKDEYGRKRSIQYIKTLKKLAFKQLDEDSLIFSEEDLKDGNNKSNEVFLYSDVFSQLFKEEHQMKKDRNKVFSFVHLSIVEFLAALYVVLSSINSNKNSSSQSQMMVCSQTPPPEINNIIDKAVESPNGHLDLFLRFLLGLSLQTNQTLLQDLLTQTGSSSQTNQLIVNYVKKKIRENPSPDRSINLFLCLNELNDRSLEEEIQQSLRSGSLSTDKLSPAQWSALVFILLSSGKDLDEFDLKKYSASEEALLGLLPVVKASKKALLTDCNLSERSCADLSSVLSSQSSSLRDLDLRNNNLPDSGVKLLCSALESPHCTLETLLLSSEKDQDVFDLKKYSASEAVLLRLLPMVKDSKKALLTDCKLSERSCAALSSVLSSQSSSLRDLDLSNNNLQDSGVKQLSAGLESQHCTLEALRRRPVSGKRVGMERSQTRCDSRRTPLDPIGSDSCRFLFSQSLHGR
- the LOC133995039 gene encoding NACHT, LRR and PYD domains-containing protein 3-like isoform X2; the encoded protein is MAVRKKLLNTLEDLTDEEFTKFKWYLRSDIPTSHLEKADRPNTVDKILQKYKQQSVEVVKKTLKEISRNDLVEELSNISTGSHGEPPPKLQHITSYQEKLQSNLNDRFKCIHEGWTTKDEKLLDIYKELNITAGGDANITRQLRQIQTASGQSEEPHISNIFTHPSGKNEVLQHIFTTLQTSGNTNFDKSEYKLLFVLDGLDESRLQLDFSINEKLTDVTKSTSVNVLLTNLINGTLLPSARLWITTQPATANQIHSECVGMVTTEIRGFTDPQKEEYFRKRFRDEEQARTIISHIKTSRSLHIMCHIPVFCWITATVLEDVLKSREGGKLPKTLTEMYIHFLVLQIKHVKDEYGRKRSIQYIKTLKKLAFKQLDEDSLIFSEEDLKDGNNKSNEVFLYSDVFSQLFKEEHQMKKDRNKVFSFVHLSIVEFLAALYVVLSSINSNKNSSSQSQMMVCSQTPPPEINNIIDKAVESPNGHLDLFLRFLLGLSLQTNQTLLQDLLTQTGSSSQTNQLIVNYVKKKIRENPSPDRSINLFLCLNELNDRSLEEEIQQSLRSGSLSTDKLSPAQWSALVFILLSSGKDLDEFDLKKYSASEEALLGLLPVVKASKKALLTDCNLSERSCADLSSVLSSQSSSLRDLDLRNNNLPDSGVKLLCSALESPHCTLETLLLSSEKDQDVFDLKKYSASEAVLLRLLPMVKDSKKALLTDCKLSERSCAALSSVLSSQSSSLRDLDLSNNNLQDSGVKQLSAGLESQHCTLEALRRRPVSGKRVGMERSQTRCDSRRTPLDPIGSDSCRFLFSQSLHGR